The following coding sequences lie in one Streptomyces albofaciens JCM 4342 genomic window:
- the malQ gene encoding 4-alpha-glucanotransferase, whose translation MGRPRLAGLHGVCTSYEPAPGRTVHVGDDTVVAVLAALGVDASTPQAVRAALEAYEHGPGRALLPPTVVVRPGRIPELSRLPEGTALRVETESGEVLDWGPDPGGRADYAYEPPDPDHAHGPPGQRHAYGPAVQEYAYGPSGRSPGRTGDRTPHRGRAGGRTRARGPDGYVGRLPLGVHTLRAHTPDGRSARAHLVVAPDRMPEPPGRTHGFMVQLYSLLSGRSWGMGDLGDLADLAAWSGRTLGTGFLQINPLHAAVPGAPTDPSPYRPSSRRFPDPVHLRIEDIPEYTRLDGAARGKVDALLVRARKLREAVLREGALIDRDAVWELKKEALELVWRVPLSPGRRAAYCDFLAEQGATLEDHATWCALAERYGPDWRGWPTGLDDPRSARTARMRGCLLDRIDFHSRLAWFTDQQLAAAQRAAEEAGMGIGLVHDLAVGVHPSGADTWARQDAFAAGMSVGAPPDAFNSRGQDWGLPPWRPDALAAQGYAPYRDLLGGILRHAGALRIDHVMGLFRLWWVPEGRPPTEGAYVRYDAEAMLSVLALEAHRAGAAVIGEDLGTVEPVVRTELAERGVLGTSVLWFERDYAKEPARPLPPESWRAGCLATVTTHDLPSTAARLTGEHTELRHGLGLLDRSLQEERAAEAVEVGEWLAVLIRLGLLPEGRGDEEAAVKALHRYLLRTPARMVGVWLPDAVGDRRPQNLPGTWDEYPNWRLPITNPEGRPLSLEEIAASPRLHALMSELRAMPR comes from the coding sequence ATGGGCCGACCGCGGCTCGCCGGTCTGCACGGCGTGTGCACGTCCTACGAGCCCGCGCCGGGCCGCACCGTCCACGTCGGTGACGACACGGTCGTCGCCGTCCTCGCCGCCCTCGGGGTCGACGCCTCGACACCGCAGGCCGTACGCGCCGCGCTGGAGGCGTACGAGCACGGCCCCGGCCGCGCCCTGCTCCCGCCCACCGTCGTGGTGCGCCCCGGGCGCATCCCGGAGCTGTCCCGGCTGCCCGAGGGCACCGCCCTGCGGGTGGAGACCGAGTCGGGCGAGGTGCTGGACTGGGGGCCGGACCCCGGCGGCCGTGCGGATTACGCGTACGAGCCGCCTGACCCGGACCACGCGCACGGACCGCCCGGGCAGCGTCACGCGTACGGGCCCGCCGTCCAGGAGTACGCGTACGGGCCCTCCGGCCGGTCCCCGGGCCGCACCGGCGACCGGACGCCCCACCGCGGCCGCGCCGGGGGCCGGACCCGCGCCCGAGGGCCGGACGGTTACGTGGGCCGCCTCCCCCTGGGCGTCCACACCCTGCGGGCCCACACGCCCGACGGCCGCTCCGCCCGCGCGCATCTGGTCGTCGCCCCCGACCGGATGCCCGAACCGCCCGGCCGCACCCACGGCTTCATGGTGCAGCTCTACTCGCTGCTCTCCGGCCGCTCCTGGGGCATGGGGGACCTGGGCGACCTCGCCGACCTGGCCGCCTGGTCCGGGCGCACGCTCGGCACCGGCTTCCTGCAGATCAACCCGCTGCACGCGGCCGTTCCCGGAGCGCCCACCGACCCCTCGCCGTACCGCCCCTCCTCCCGCCGCTTCCCCGATCCCGTCCATCTCCGGATCGAGGACATCCCCGAATACACCCGGCTCGACGGCGCTGCCCGCGGCAAGGTCGACGCACTGCTCGTCCGCGCCCGGAAGCTGCGCGAAGCGGTGCTCCGCGAGGGCGCGCTGATCGACCGGGACGCCGTGTGGGAGCTGAAGAAGGAGGCGCTGGAACTGGTCTGGAGGGTGCCGCTGAGCCCCGGCCGGCGCGCCGCCTACTGCGACTTCCTCGCGGAGCAGGGCGCGACCCTGGAGGACCACGCCACCTGGTGCGCGCTGGCCGAGCGGTACGGTCCCGACTGGCGCGGCTGGCCCACGGGCCTGGACGACCCGCGCTCCGCCCGTACGGCCCGGATGCGCGGCTGCCTGCTGGACCGCATCGACTTCCACAGCCGGCTCGCGTGGTTCACCGACCAGCAGCTCGCCGCCGCCCAGCGCGCCGCCGAGGAGGCCGGGATGGGCATCGGGCTGGTGCACGACCTGGCCGTCGGCGTCCATCCCTCCGGTGCCGACACCTGGGCCCGGCAGGACGCCTTCGCGGCGGGCATGTCCGTCGGCGCGCCGCCCGACGCCTTCAACTCGCGCGGCCAGGACTGGGGCCTGCCGCCCTGGCGGCCGGACGCGCTGGCCGCCCAGGGCTACGCCCCGTACCGCGATCTGCTGGGCGGCATCCTGCGGCATGCCGGCGCGCTGCGCATCGACCATGTCATGGGCCTGTTCCGGCTGTGGTGGGTGCCGGAGGGCCGGCCGCCGACGGAGGGCGCGTACGTGCGCTACGACGCCGAGGCGATGCTCTCCGTCCTGGCCCTGGAGGCGCACCGCGCGGGAGCCGCCGTCATCGGCGAGGACCTGGGGACGGTCGAGCCGGTGGTGCGTACGGAGCTGGCCGAGCGCGGTGTGCTCGGCACGTCCGTGCTGTGGTTCGAGCGCGACTACGCGAAGGAGCCCGCCCGGCCGCTGCCGCCGGAGAGCTGGCGGGCCGGCTGCCTGGCCACGGTCACCACGCACGACCTGCCCAGTACGGCGGCCCGGCTGACCGGCGAGCACACCGAACTGCGCCACGGCCTGGGCCTGCTGGACCGCTCCCTCCAGGAGGAGCGGGCGGCGGAGGCGGTCGAGGTGGGCGAGTGGCTGGCGGTGCTGATACGGCTGGGGCTGCTGCCCGAGGGCCGGGGTGACGAGGAGGCCGCGGTCAAGGCGCTGCACCGCTACCTGCTGCGCACCCCGGCCCGGATGGTCGGGGTGTGGCTGCCGGACGCGGTGGGCGACCGGCGCCCGCAGAACCTCCCGGGGACATGGGATGAATACCCCAACTGGCGCCTGCCGATCACCAATCCGGAAGGGCGCCCGCTGTCGCTGGAGGAGATCGCCGCGTCGCCCCGGCTGCATGCGCTGATGAGCGAACTGCGCGCGATGCCGCGATAG
- a CDS encoding alpha-L-fucosidase, whose product MARSRSRARLRTVLALAVAAALTPPVPLTAIAAGPSVPAPAHRPAARPCHTPVRPASQLTVEPCDTPARIIEKAANVVPTAAQHAWQQREVTAFTHFGMNTFTGREWGSGTEDPKRFAPPRVDVAQWMRAYKAAGAEQVMLTVKHHDGFVLYPSRYTPHSVLAAPGKPDVVGAYVRAARAAGLKVGLYLSPSDGAELPHAWHARWVEEIRRKQAEGGPLSLPERVALEDRGRAPAGLGRFGNGSPVTERTIPTLVPGDDRADAVRRGRLPSFTVRADDYDAYYLNQVYELLTQYGPVEELWLDGANPWADAGITQPYRVRQWFETVRRLSPRTVVFQGPQGVRWVGNEKGVARETEWSVTPSAVDPWSVLSGGLPNDSTDADIGSRAKLLAPTTKYLQWYPAEADVSIRPGWFHHPWERPKTPGQLLDLYEKSVGRNASLLLNVPPGRDGRIGAADTASLTAFGRAVRETYGRDLLAGGRASGAVTFDRVGIGEDLRHGQRVERFAVEARTGGTWRRIAAGTTAGHRRILALPAPVTADAVRVRVLAARATPHLKPVTAHLAGW is encoded by the coding sequence ATGGCAAGAAGCCGATCCCGCGCCCGCCTCCGCACGGTCCTGGCGCTCGCCGTCGCCGCCGCCCTCACGCCGCCGGTCCCGCTCACGGCCATCGCCGCCGGCCCGTCCGTTCCCGCTCCGGCGCACCGGCCCGCCGCACGCCCCTGCCACACCCCCGTACGCCCCGCTTCCCAGCTGACCGTGGAGCCCTGCGACACCCCGGCCCGGATCATCGAGAAGGCCGCCAACGTCGTGCCGACCGCCGCCCAGCACGCCTGGCAGCAGCGGGAGGTCACCGCGTTCACCCACTTCGGCATGAACACCTTCACCGGCCGCGAGTGGGGCTCCGGCACCGAGGACCCGAAGCGGTTCGCGCCGCCGCGCGTCGACGTCGCCCAGTGGATGCGCGCGTACAAGGCGGCGGGGGCCGAGCAGGTCATGCTGACCGTGAAGCACCACGACGGCTTCGTGCTCTACCCCAGCCGCTACACCCCGCACTCCGTCCTCGCCGCGCCCGGGAAGCCGGACGTCGTCGGCGCGTACGTACGGGCCGCCCGCGCGGCCGGGCTCAAGGTGGGCCTGTACCTCTCCCCGTCGGACGGCGCCGAGCTGCCGCACGCCTGGCACGCGCGCTGGGTCGAGGAGATCCGGCGCAAGCAGGCCGAGGGCGGGCCGCTGAGCCTGCCCGAGCGGGTCGCCCTGGAGGACCGCGGCCGGGCACCCGCCGGTCTGGGCCGCTTCGGCAACGGCAGCCCCGTCACCGAGCGCACCATCCCGACCCTCGTCCCCGGCGACGACCGCGCCGACGCCGTACGCCGCGGGCGGCTGCCCTCCTTCACCGTCCGCGCCGACGACTACGACGCGTACTACCTCAACCAGGTCTACGAACTGCTCACCCAGTACGGTCCGGTCGAGGAACTGTGGCTGGACGGCGCGAACCCGTGGGCGGACGCCGGGATCACGCAGCCGTACCGCGTACGCCAGTGGTTCGAGACCGTCCGCCGCCTCTCGCCGCGCACCGTCGTCTTCCAGGGGCCGCAGGGCGTGCGCTGGGTCGGCAACGAGAAGGGGGTCGCGCGCGAGACGGAGTGGAGCGTCACCCCGTCCGCCGTCGACCCCTGGTCGGTGCTCTCCGGCGGCCTGCCGAACGACTCCACCGACGCCGACATCGGCTCCCGCGCCAAACTGCTGGCCCCCACCACCAAGTACCTCCAGTGGTACCCGGCGGAGGCGGACGTCTCGATCCGTCCCGGCTGGTTCCACCATCCATGGGAGCGGCCCAAGACGCCCGGACAGCTGCTGGACCTGTACGAGAAGAGCGTGGGCCGCAACGCGTCGCTGCTGCTCAACGTGCCGCCGGGGCGTGACGGCCGGATCGGCGCGGCCGACACCGCCTCGCTCACCGCCTTCGGGCGGGCCGTGCGGGAGACGTACGGCCGCGATCTGCTGGCGGGCGGCCGGGCCTCGGGCGCGGTCACCTTCGACCGGGTCGGGATCGGCGAGGACCTGCGCCACGGGCAGCGGGTGGAACGGTTCGCCGTCGAGGCGCGGACCGGCGGGACGTGGCGGCGGATCGCCGCGGGGACGACGGCCGGCCACCGGCGCATCCTGGCGCTGCCCGCGCCGGTGACCGCCGACGCCGTACGCGTACGGGTCCTGGCGGCCCGCGCCACCCCGCATCTGAAGCCGGTGACCGCGCATCTGGCCGGGTGGTGA